A stretch of DNA from Coccidioides posadasii str. Silveira chromosome 1, complete sequence:
TGAAAGGAGATCAGGAACTGAATAGTAATACGATTTGCGGAATTCCGAAAGCGCATGTCTAAGGACGGGACTTCTGGCGGCGAGTGCGAATTCATGGACCGGGATTCGAACATCCGAGGAAGTTGACGAAACCCAAACAAGCGCTGGGAATCCATCTAGGGGATTACGAACCTGCAGCGTTTCCTTCAACTCATCCTCAAGTTCAGTCGGCAACAAAACCCTTTGGGCGTTCAGCCCAATTCCATTTGGTGTACCGATAATGCTGGCTGGAGCCGTAATGTCCTCAAGAACGTGCCTActaagaagatctttaaacGGCAAAAGAGGCCAAATGTCATGCCAAATTGTACGATCTTCCACAACGATTTGAGTTTTGGTCACATCGTAACCACGCTGGGCAGCAGCATACGCTCCAAAAGCATTGCTTCTAACCGCAACCACCCGAGACAAACCAGGGATGCGAACGAATTTGTAGTCCTTGGTCTGACGTTCGCCAAATGTAATGGTTCCCGTATCCTTCAAACGACTTCGGGGTTCTTTCCGCCACGCCGAGCCAGACTCGGTGCATATGATGATCGAACCATCCTGGCCGACGTCGACGTCCCGCACTGCCATGTGCGATTTTCTGAGGGACCACACACGCGAAGGCTGAGGAAGCGAGTTTCTGATCTTAGACGGATTCGTCGTCGAAGACGAAACAGAATGCGTGTCCGCTTTCCGGTTGACATTCACGGTATACACCTCTCCAAAACTCGACAGTGCACAGATTGTATTTCCACCACCGCTGATTTTAGTGACGAAATTAGCGGAGAGCCCATATCTTGTGGCCGAGAAGCTATCCTTAATGAAAGAAGAGGCACCATCGAGAGGGAAAGTGAGCTTGGAGTACCCATAATGGGTGAAAACCCACACTTCATGATTCTCTAAAAGAACTGCTGTTGCACGATCGATAGCTGATACCATAGAAATAGACTGGTTGAAAAGTGATGCGCCAACCTTTCGCGGGACCACTTGCATCTCGAGCGAACGCGCATCAGCATCTATCAGGCCAAGTTGCCCTTCATTTTTCCCAAAAGTGTAGATGGAGGTCGATGTATAGACGACGGAATGGATGGCGGAGGCCGCAGCACCGATAATAGTTTCCTTCTTGAACGGGTTAAAAATCTGTCTTGGGGTAGTTTGGATGGGTGAATCGTCCTTTTGGTTCGTGCGTGGGAGACTGTAGCCAAGCTGTCCGTACTTATTGCTGCCCCAAGTGAACACTTCTCCCAGGTCCGAAATTGCAATGGAGTGGTCCTGGCCCAGGGCGACGTTGATGATCTTTTTCCCCGCTATTCCTCCTCCTTCAATGCAGACAAAATTGAATCTGGTAGCTTCGTCGCCTGTGCCTAATCTCCCACCAGGCCCGAACCCACACATGTATAGGTTCGATTCTGGGTCATTGGTAAGGATAGCGGTATGCAGCTTGGACATTACAACATCTTGGAAAACCATCGGCAGACTGCGGATCTTCATGGGCAGTTCGTCGGCAAATCCAGCATCAATCCTTCCATCAGTCGCTTTCATACCCTGCTCTTCCCTCAGAGCCTCACGCTCGTGATAGAACCTGTAAAGGAGATGGTCGGGACGAGTCAAATGGATCCGTTCCGGAAACTGCCGGTCATCTCCGTCTCCAATGCCGAGAGAAAGATTCTTGTTACTGCCGAACGTGAAAATCTCGTCTCCCAAAACGTTTACAAGCGGCTTCAACTTTCCTCGAGAGACATTTCTCTCGGTGTCATCAAAGGCGGATGAATCTGCGGTCGACGTGTCGTCTCCGGAGAGCAAAGCGTCTTCGGAGGTCTCATTTATGTCTCGCGCCACGATCGTCGAGGCAAACAGGTCGAATGGGCTGTTTCCTTCCCGATCCTTTATCTTGATGAGCCCACCGGAGGGATGGTGCGCTCCGCTAGATGCTCGGAAGCTTGTAGCGTCCTTGAGATCCCGTGCGATCAGAGCCTGTGCAATCGTCGCATTTCCCGCATAGAGGGCCCGATGCAAGGCCGTCCAGCCACTCTCCGCGTCCTGTGCGTATATATCGAGCAAGGGAACCTCGAGGAGGGCATGCGCGAACTCTAAAGCCGACTCTTTCTGGGACGACGCAGCGAGGTGTAGGAGCGTGCGCCCATGTTGGTCCCGGGCATTCACGTCAGCCCGCGTGAGGACGACCGAGGGAGCTTGCGGGAAGGGCGGTCTTTCCTGCAGCGGAGAGGTCGCGAACGATCCGGGGAATCGCTTTATTTTGGATGAAGCAGGGCTGGGCGAGGATCCTAAGGCGGCGCCGGGGCTGATACTGAATTTGGAGGAGGTGACGGCGAGGTTTGCTCCATTCTTATTTCCCTGCGAGTAACTGGCGCTTGCCAGAAGCCCTTTGAAGCCTTCGACGTCATCCTGGAGGAAATACTGCCACAGTTTACTGCTCATGTGCCGCTCCGTGATTCTGATGGTGTGGAATTATTTCCCCCTGTTCCGCCCCGGAGCAAACGCGCAGTGACAC
This window harbors:
- a CDS encoding uncharacterized protein (EggNog:ENOG410PFWD~COG:D,Z~BUSCO:441at33183), translated to MSSKLWQYFLQDDVEGFKGLLASASYSQGNKNGANLAVTSSKFSISPGAALGSSPSPASSKIKRFPGSFATSPLQERPPFPQAPSVVLTRADVNARDQHGRTLLHLAASSQKESALEFAHALLEVPLLDIYAQDAESGWTALHRALYAGNATIAQALIARDLKDATSFRASSGAHHPSGGLIKIKDREGNSPFDLFASTIVARDINETSEDALLSGDDTSTADSSAFDDTERNVSRGKLKPLVNVLGDEIFTFGSNKNLSLGIGDGDDRQFPERIHLTRPDHLLYRFYHEREALREEQGMKATDGRIDAGFADELPMKIRSLPMVFQDVVMSKLHTAILTNDPESNLYMCGFGPGGRLGTGDEATRFNFVCIEGGGIAGKKIINVALGQDHSIAISDLGEVFTWGSNKYGQLGYSLPRTNQKDDSPIQTTPRQIFNPFKKETIIGAAASAIHSVVYTSTSIYTFGKNEGQLGLIDADARSLEMQVVPRKVGASLFNQSISMVSAIDRATAVLLENHEVWVFTHYGYSKLTFPLDGASSFIKDSFSATRYGLSANFVTKISGGGNTICALSSFGEVYTVNVNRKADTHSVSSSTTNPSKIRNSLPQPSRVWSLRKSHMAVRDVDVGQDGSIIICTESGSAWRKEPRSRLKDTGTITFGERQTKDYKFVRIPGLSRVVAVRSNAFGAYAAAQRGYDVTKTQIVVEDRTIWHDIWPLLPFKDLLSRHVLEDITAPASIIGTPNGIGLNAQRVLLPTELEDELKETLQVRNPLDGFPALVWVSSTSSDVRIPVHEFALAARSPVLRHALSEFRKSYYYSVPDLLSIEYDSDGQAHIQLQNFDILSAFNLVLFIYTDHTYSVWNRIRHDANNAPRYRQVRLEVIRLATQLDLKSLERAARLMIPPKPCLNLDMEHAILEPTFFDSGDVIIDLYSGEVRAHGPILCQRCPFFDALFNGRAGGRWLSSRKERFSDSVDVIRVDLKHIDPGIFKFVLRHIYTDTDDDLFEDVQTNNLDDFIDIIIDVMFVANELMIDRLAHVCQKLLGSFVDIRNVVPYLNAVAPCSVPAFKRAALEYICLNLEVILENRLLDRLDPDLFDELNETCRQNQMACQPISRWRNTEEYVIEKYPEIVSRLEQDKQRRIDSMRLRSHLYEDEEREEKFKVGSTENHGCLSPSAKKKSSLQNLNSKSSMESPLLKSKPSAGDLIFPMDDEGVLPSSAIPAAHYSPNYKLDTDSLKSASHALSRVAASDSAKSPSVKATSRVEGHATPAVITYEPSSDKNHRPAGAPWGPFTATPRAGLKDIMAEAAGFSSASLSHYINSRRETDAPRPAPSKLSQKERKKMKQQQMQEASTEAEPSKTESPSPWQIPRRKLQSPFTADREQEDLPSVPRRTSSKASLTLRQTVAGTPPPPSNDGPESSSSPSLKPSTNQHKPGTDTNTVPSTTSKFSASPPLPLAAILEQQQFEKDIIREAVTAKHNLHDIQIEQEFQEWWDAESKRVMEEEAAAIAAAAAASASTSRTRGSGRGRSKGRAAGGAGGGSSGGRGRGRDSRTADKNNTERATSAPSEPPPGAAGGEHARSGHRQQRNGRTNDRGRGSGPTRSGGAGGRGSGRGRGKASQAQQ